The Sphaerospermopsis torques-reginae ITEP-024 genome has a window encoding:
- a CDS encoding response regulator — translation MSVETEETHKIIFLVEDNKADIRLIQEALKTSSLPHQVVTVRDGIDAMAYLRQEGEYANAIRPDLILLDLNLPRKDGREVLAEIKSDPKLKRIPVVVLTTSKNEDDIYHSYDLHVNCYITKSRNLAQLFQIVKGIEEFWFATATLPTE, via the coding sequence GTGAGCGTAGAAACGGAAGAAACACACAAAATAATCTTTTTAGTTGAGGATAATAAAGCCGACATTCGCCTCATCCAAGAAGCATTAAAAACCAGTTCACTACCTCATCAGGTAGTGACAGTTAGGGATGGAATAGACGCAATGGCCTATCTGCGTCAAGAAGGTGAATATGCAAATGCAATACGCCCCGATCTGATCCTTCTCGATTTAAATTTACCCAGAAAAGATGGACGAGAAGTATTAGCAGAAATTAAATCTGATCCCAAACTCAAACGCATTCCTGTGGTAGTGTTAACAACTTCCAAAAACGAAGATGACATTTACCACAGCTACGACTTGCACGTAAACTGTTACATCACCAAATCCCGCAACCTCGCCCAATTATTTCAAATAGTCAAAGGTATTGAGGAATTTTGGTTTGCTACCGCCACTTTACCCACAGAATAA
- a CDS encoding tetratricopeptide repeat protein, producing the protein MFIPSLNDSFITWINRPYLDMGDVNTAPWHVYGISYAYSQMVGNTIIGAPVTLIHPISFRESLIREYRLFKYQVTNPLDLADELRTERWNTLCDYLTNYQELAPIIQSRVISLLSSLCLHKAVLQYVPQLCESDIASSNILANLALQRAISNLMIQPDAGNLDNIKEFETIAKQAPLDSHERFGSANSLVALYAKTFRNLKATEYWVNETSKTLDHLKPLLNNFEQKRLQSVYIRAAVFVHLLQGDKQEVVQQMNLCQSLAEELTEESTNDQERMLAHENLTTVFESRVKEASWLGNFELAEERSQKMVQMEPLYSKYHLQLGEILINQSKFEEAAKIYRSAARLGPPGTAIAWFMAGQCHEKLGDIDIACDCYLASVEMDELAISAVERLHKLAHYLRNSALVKWSEMRLLELKKAEKLYDQVQKSQTTYIPEAASGLKMAGQVVR; encoded by the coding sequence ATGTTTATACCTTCACTCAATGATTCTTTCATTACTTGGATAAATCGCCCATATTTAGACATGGGAGATGTTAATACTGCTCCTTGGCACGTATATGGAATAAGTTACGCCTATTCTCAAATGGTTGGAAATACTATTATAGGTGCTCCTGTTACTCTTATTCACCCTATCTCATTTAGAGAATCATTAATTAGAGAATATCGCCTATTTAAATATCAAGTTACTAACCCACTTGATCTTGCTGATGAATTAAGAACTGAACGGTGGAATACTTTATGTGATTATTTAACTAATTACCAAGAATTGGCTCCTATTATTCAAAGCCGAGTTATTAGTCTTTTATCTAGTTTATGCCTTCATAAAGCGGTTTTACAATATGTGCCACAACTATGTGAGTCAGATATTGCCAGCAGTAATATTTTGGCTAATTTAGCTTTGCAACGAGCTATATCAAATCTAATGATACAGCCTGATGCTGGTAACTTAGATAATATTAAAGAATTTGAGACAATTGCTAAGCAAGCTCCTTTAGATAGTCATGAGCGATTTGGCAGTGCAAATAGTCTAGTAGCATTATATGCTAAAACCTTTAGAAATTTGAAAGCTACTGAGTATTGGGTAAATGAAACTAGTAAGACGCTAGATCATTTGAAACCTTTACTTAATAATTTTGAGCAGAAACGCTTACAAAGTGTCTATATTCGTGCGGCCGTTTTTGTTCACCTGTTGCAAGGAGATAAACAAGAAGTTGTTCAACAGATGAATTTATGTCAGTCTCTTGCGGAAGAATTGACTGAAGAAAGTACAAATGATCAAGAACGAATGCTTGCTCATGAAAATTTGACTACCGTATTTGAAAGTCGTGTTAAGGAAGCATCATGGCTAGGAAATTTTGAACTTGCTGAAGAAAGATCACAGAAAATGGTTCAAATGGAACCATTGTATTCTAAGTACCACCTTCAATTGGGAGAAATTTTAATTAACCAAAGTAAATTTGAGGAAGCCGCCAAGATATATCGTTCTGCTGCTCGACTTGGACCTCCAGGAACAGCAATTGCTTGGTTTATGGCTGGTCAGTGCCATGAGAAACTCGGTGATATAGATATTGCCTGTGATTGCTACTTAGCCTCGGTAGAGATGGATGAACTTGCTATATCAGCAGTCGAGCGACTCCATAAATTAGCCCATTATTTGAGAAATTCGGCGTTGGTTAAATGGAGTGAGATGCGTTTACTGGAGTTAAAAAAAGCCGAGAAACTATATGATCAAGTACAAAAGTCCCAAACTACTTATATTCCAGAAGCTGCTTCTGGGTTAAAAATGGCTGGGCAAGTTGTTAGATGA
- a CDS encoding peptidylprolyl isomerase: MSQPITITKEDIFQQVKLSLQIPELVEQIVSRKIILAAAEEAGIKVEVEELQKAADFLRLTNKLTSAEDTYKWLEKHGLSVDDFEEIIYTNLISGKLTQHLFADKIEPYFFENQLNYAGVVMYEVVLEDEDLAIELFYAIKEGEMSFYDVAHQYIQDVELRRKGGYLGVLRRQDLKPEISAAVFAANPPQVIKPIITAKGVRLIFVEEIIKPELNDELHLQIGTELLGEWIHKQAEVVKIIHK, translated from the coding sequence ATGTCACAACCTATCACAATCACTAAAGAAGATATTTTTCAACAAGTCAAGCTTTCCCTGCAAATTCCTGAGCTAGTAGAGCAGATTGTCAGCCGTAAGATTATCTTAGCAGCGGCTGAGGAAGCGGGAATCAAAGTAGAAGTTGAAGAATTACAAAAAGCAGCGGATTTTTTGCGCTTAACAAATAAACTCACCAGTGCTGAGGATACTTATAAATGGTTAGAGAAGCATGGTTTATCTGTAGATGATTTTGAAGAGATTATATATACAAACTTAATTAGTGGTAAGTTAACTCAACATTTATTTGCCGATAAAATCGAGCCGTATTTCTTTGAGAACCAGCTAAATTATGCTGGTGTGGTGATGTATGAAGTGGTGTTAGAAGATGAAGATTTAGCGATAGAACTTTTTTACGCCATTAAAGAAGGGGAGATGAGTTTTTATGATGTGGCGCACCAATATATTCAGGATGTAGAATTGCGGCGGAAAGGGGGATATTTGGGTGTATTGCGTCGCCAGGATTTAAAGCCAGAAATATCTGCTGCTGTATTTGCAGCCAATCCCCCCCAGGTGATTAAACCTATTATTACAGCTAAGGGTGTGCGTTTGATTTTTGTGGAGGAGATTATAAAGCCGGAATTGAATGATGAGTTACATCTTCAAATTGGTACTGAGTTACTTGGTGAGTGGATACACAAACAGGCTGAAGTAGTAAAAATAATCCATAAATGA
- a CDS encoding peptidase domain-containing ABC transporter yields MVQNLPDSLVSLEQLNQALGHSLSAAEFQTYYQQFKFKSPKVGKVWQGQDVEPGLYIAIAGKVRLVHDNEEVITNVKPGESFAEFTLFPEANFQPYGARASVNVQLCFIPATVLSALMIKYPQIRNHLFAKANAINSNLVNSEELLTSPQQSILPTPVTEPREPQPSKKISKAYLPSPTQRVGHLLQRTIRRYPFFAQQSASDCGAACLVMVSRYWGKRFSVNRLRDIANVDRNGASLRGLSTAAESIGFSTRPVKATLNKLAEQKLPAIVHWEGKHYIVVYEITPKSVIVADPAIGQLTLSHAEFTANWTGYTLLLQPTAFLKDTQETITPFWQFFELIKPHSLVMLEVFAASVFIQIFGLITPLFTQLILDRVVVQRSELTLFAVGLGLLIFSLFRVAMMGLRQYLLDHTAHKLDVALIVAFIRHTLRLPLSFFESRYVGDIISRVQENTKIQRFLSGEALSILLDVITVFIYVGLMFWYSWKMALLALVIVPPFFLLALIATPFLRRISREIFNAYATESSYLIESLSGVRTVKSTAVEQTVRWHWEELLNKRVKTSFSGQVIGNRLQIFSNLIEGVVTTGLLWYGAYLVIQNQLTIGQLVAFNMLLGNVITPFQRLTVLWNELQEVIIAIERINDVLDTEPEEDLQHQIKQSLPLIQGHIRFDNVTFRYHPEGDINVLENLSFTVKPGQMVALVGRSGSGKTTISKLVLGLYPPTDGKVLIDGHDITSLSLRSLREQVGVVDQDTFLFGSTIRENISLGQPGANLSAIIEAARLAGADEFIRKLPMGYETQIGEGGGMLSGGQRQRIAIARALLGNPSLLILDEATSHLDAESERIIQNNLNTILKGRTTLVIAHRLSTVRNADLILVLDKGVLIESGNHEELMAKRGHYFYLNQQQLDNAA; encoded by the coding sequence ATGGTGCAAAATCTACCCGATTCATTGGTTTCTCTAGAACAGTTGAACCAAGCGTTAGGTCATTCTTTGTCCGCAGCAGAATTTCAAACTTACTACCAACAATTTAAATTCAAAAGCCCAAAAGTAGGCAAAGTTTGGCAAGGACAAGATGTAGAGCCAGGATTATACATTGCGATCGCAGGTAAAGTCAGATTAGTACATGATAACGAAGAGGTAATTACTAATGTAAAACCTGGAGAATCTTTTGCGGAATTTACCTTATTCCCAGAAGCTAACTTTCAGCCTTACGGAGCCAGAGCAAGTGTCAATGTACAACTATGCTTTATTCCGGCTACAGTTTTGTCAGCCTTGATGATTAAATATCCCCAAATCCGAAACCATTTATTTGCCAAGGCTAATGCAATTAATTCCAACCTAGTAAATTCAGAGGAATTACTGACATCTCCTCAACAGTCAATTCTTCCAACACCTGTCACAGAACCCAGAGAACCACAGCCATCAAAAAAGATTAGCAAAGCTTACCTCCCCAGTCCTACACAGCGCGTTGGACATTTACTACAACGAACCATTCGCCGTTACCCCTTTTTTGCCCAACAAAGTGCTTCTGACTGCGGTGCGGCTTGTTTAGTGATGGTATCTCGGTATTGGGGAAAACGGTTTAGTGTCAATCGTTTACGGGATATCGCTAATGTTGACCGCAATGGTGCATCCTTGCGCGGTTTATCCACAGCCGCAGAAAGTATTGGCTTTAGTACCAGACCAGTCAAAGCCACTCTCAACAAGTTAGCCGAGCAAAAATTACCAGCAATTGTTCACTGGGAAGGCAAGCATTACATTGTTGTTTATGAAATTACCCCTAAATCCGTCATTGTCGCCGACCCAGCCATTGGTCAATTAACCCTTAGCCATGCTGAATTTACAGCCAATTGGACTGGCTATACACTGCTGTTGCAACCCACAGCATTTTTAAAAGATACCCAAGAGACCATCACCCCCTTTTGGCAATTCTTTGAATTAATCAAGCCCCACAGCTTGGTTATGTTGGAAGTATTTGCTGCATCTGTGTTTATTCAGATATTTGGACTGATTACCCCATTATTTACTCAGTTAATCTTAGATAGGGTAGTAGTTCAACGTTCAGAACTCACCTTATTTGCTGTTGGTTTAGGATTACTAATTTTCAGTTTATTCCGTGTGGCGATGATGGGGTTACGGCAATATTTATTAGACCACACAGCCCATAAGTTAGATGTCGCTTTAATCGTGGCTTTTATTCGCCACACCCTGCGTTTACCCCTGAGTTTCTTTGAATCCCGTTATGTCGGTGATATCATCTCTCGTGTCCAAGAAAATACCAAGATTCAACGCTTTCTTTCCGGTGAAGCTTTATCTATTTTACTAGATGTAATCACTGTATTTATCTATGTGGGATTGATGTTTTGGTATAGTTGGAAAATGGCACTTTTAGCATTAGTAATTGTGCCACCTTTTTTCCTGTTAGCATTGATTGCTACGCCCTTTTTACGGAGAATATCTAGAGAAATTTTTAACGCCTATGCCACTGAAAGTAGTTACCTAATTGAATCTCTTTCTGGGGTGAGAACAGTTAAATCTACAGCAGTGGAGCAAACGGTACGTTGGCATTGGGAAGAATTATTAAATAAGAGAGTTAAAACCAGCTTTTCTGGGCAAGTTATCGGTAATCGCCTGCAAATTTTTAGTAATTTGATTGAGGGGGTTGTTACTACTGGGTTACTATGGTATGGGGCATATCTAGTAATTCAAAATCAGTTAACTATTGGGCAATTAGTAGCATTTAATATGCTGCTAGGAAATGTGATTACCCCATTTCAAAGATTAACTGTTTTGTGGAATGAGTTACAAGAAGTTATCATTGCCATCGAGCGGATTAATGATGTATTAGATACAGAACCAGAAGAAGATTTACAGCATCAAATCAAGCAATCTTTACCACTAATTCAGGGTCATATTCGCTTTGATAATGTCACATTTCGTTATCACCCAGAAGGTGATATTAACGTTCTAGAAAACCTCAGCTTTACCGTAAAACCAGGACAAATGGTGGCTTTAGTCGGTCGTAGTGGTTCAGGAAAGACGACTATTTCTAAGTTAGTTTTAGGCTTGTATCCACCTACGGATGGTAAAGTATTAATTGATGGACATGATATTACCAGCCTTTCCTTACGTTCTTTACGGGAACAAGTAGGGGTAGTTGACCAAGATACATTTCTATTTGGCAGCACAATTCGAGAAAATATTAGCTTAGGACAACCAGGGGCAAATTTATCAGCAATTATAGAAGCAGCACGATTAGCCGGTGCTGATGAATTTATCAGAAAGTTACCGATGGGCTACGAAACCCAAATTGGTGAAGGTGGGGGAATGTTATCTGGTGGACAACGTCAACGAATTGCTATTGCCAGGGCATTATTAGGTAATCCCTCACTGTTGATTTTAGATGAAGCAACTTCTCATTTAGATGCTGAATCAGAGCGGATTATTCAAAATAACTTAAATACCATCCTCAAAGGCAGAACCACATTAGTAATTGCTCATCGTTTATCCACTGTCCGCAATGCAGATTTAATCTTAGTCCTGGATAAAGGTGTGCTAATTGAAAGTGGTAATCACGAAGAGTTAATGGCTAAACGGGGGCATTATTTTTATCTCAATCAACAACAGTTAGATAATGCAGCTTAA
- a CDS encoding helix-turn-helix domain-containing protein — MYNIKVKQAGMGNFLTPFQRQLLQKKIQENCSESYRQRIEIMLLADQGRTQTEICQILGCSAATARHWIHIARSGMAHQWQDCPIGRPKTVNEEYLKRLKELVISNPRDHGYPFQQWTTNWLQKHLAKEFGVEVSDRHLKRLLKQMGLSTRCKTNNYQATIKGNAGSSKIVIYDLKSDNIPENDGFQPIQLPKLDTKSKTYGAKSTRFIGFSRTVEPSVRSFFVRSRISNLLPTI; from the coding sequence ATGTACAACATCAAAGTTAAACAAGCTGGCATGGGTAATTTTTTAACACCGTTCCAGCGCCAACTGCTGCAAAAAAAAATACAAGAAAATTGCTCTGAGTCCTACCGACAACGGATTGAAATCATGTTGTTGGCAGATCAAGGGAGAACTCAAACAGAAATTTGTCAAATTTTGGGATGTTCTGCTGCCACAGCAAGACATTGGATACACATAGCCCGTAGTGGGATGGCGCATCAATGGCAAGATTGTCCAATTGGCCGTCCTAAAACAGTCAACGAAGAATATTTAAAACGTTTAAAAGAATTAGTGATCAGTAATCCTCGTGATCATGGTTATCCTTTTCAGCAATGGACAACCAACTGGTTGCAGAAACATCTAGCAAAGGAATTTGGGGTTGAGGTGAGCGATCGCCATCTGAAGCGACTCCTCAAGCAGATGGGATTATCAACTCGATGCAAAACCAATAATTACCAAGCAACTATCAAAGGAAATGCTGGAAGTTCCAAAATCGTGATTTACGACCTTAAATCCGACAACATACCAGAAAATGATGGATTTCAGCCCATTCAACTTCCCAAATTAGATACAAAGTCAAAAACTTATGGTGCAAAATCTACCCGATTCATTGGTTTCTCTAGAACAGTTGAACCAAGCGTTAGGTCATTCTTTGTCCGCAGCAGAATTTCAAACTTACTACCAACAATTTAA
- a CDS encoding hybrid sensor histidine kinase/response regulator translates to MTATCLVKILLIEDNLAEARLLQEFLKQSPSKEFSLVHVQRLRDAFYELSQQNYDVILLDLTLPDSQGLSSLPLLMSQAPSTPIVVLTNINDEELAIEAVRQGAQDYLVKRQVNPDVLVRSVQYAIARKQVLEQLRTVNQTLEITVEERTAELEKAQELYQFKTEFVSMLSHDIRNPLNTILLAAGLLQNNDDKLTQEKKLNHLKMIRSAIKNMAQLLDEVSFIGKADSGKLQCQLYPLNLEAFCHQILEDTHLTALEKRVTIEFTSSGDFSSTLWDENLLRHILGNILSNAIKYSYPDSKVKFELTRQEKTATFKIQDWGIGISTKDQNQLFIPFHRGENVSGISGTGMGLAIVKKCVEAHGGEIKFESQIDVGTTFTVTLPVIKIEI, encoded by the coding sequence ATGACTGCAACTTGCTTGGTAAAAATCTTGTTAATAGAAGACAACTTGGCGGAAGCTAGGTTGTTACAAGAGTTTTTGAAGCAATCCCCATCAAAAGAGTTTAGTTTAGTTCATGTCCAAAGATTACGAGATGCTTTTTATGAATTAAGTCAACAAAACTATGACGTAATTTTGTTAGATTTAACCTTACCTGATAGTCAAGGATTATCATCCCTACCCTTACTAATGAGTCAAGCACCCAGCACACCTATTGTTGTTCTTACTAATATCAATGATGAAGAATTAGCAATAGAAGCTGTGAGACAGGGAGCGCAAGATTATTTAGTCAAAAGACAAGTAAATCCAGATGTCTTAGTGCGTTCAGTTCAGTATGCGATCGCCAGAAAACAAGTTTTAGAACAATTACGCACAGTCAATCAAACATTAGAAATCACAGTTGAAGAAAGAACTGCTGAACTGGAAAAAGCCCAGGAACTATATCAGTTTAAAACTGAATTTGTTTCTATGCTTTCCCATGACATTCGTAATCCTTTAAATACGATACTCTTAGCTGCGGGATTGCTACAAAATAATGATGATAAATTAACCCAAGAAAAGAAATTAAATCATTTAAAAATGATTCGCTCCGCAATTAAAAACATGGCGCAATTATTAGATGAAGTTTCATTTATTGGTAAAGCCGATTCTGGCAAATTACAATGTCAACTTTATCCTTTAAATTTAGAAGCTTTTTGTCATCAAATATTAGAAGATACTCATTTAACTGCTTTAGAGAAACGAGTGACTATAGAATTTACCAGTTCTGGTGACTTTAGCTCAACTCTTTGGGATGAAAATTTATTACGGCATATTTTAGGAAATATCCTCAGTAATGCTATTAAATATTCCTACCCTGATAGCAAAGTCAAATTTGAATTAACCAGACAAGAAAAAACAGCAACCTTCAAAATTCAAGATTGGGGAATTGGTATTTCTACAAAAGATCAAAATCAACTCTTTATTCCCTTTCATCGTGGTGAAAATGTCAGCGGTATCTCCGGTACAGGTATGGGTTTAGCAATTGTGAAAAAATGTGTGGAAGCGCATGGTGGTGAAATTAAATTTGAGAGTCAAATTGATGTGGGAACAACTTTCACAGTTACTTTACCTGTAATTAAAATTGAAATTTAA
- a CDS encoding HlyD family efflux transporter periplasmic adaptor subunit, whose product MPQTLNHNFKNQSYSDELDQEVLTVQTPAITTDDWSHTTKDLLDSLPQVWTRGLLYFLIVFVSIILPWAMLSRVDETGVARGRLEPQGKTVRLDAPVAGTVAEIQVKVGDVVKAGQTLLVLESELVKAELQQGKNRLEGQLNRLAQLKLLQNQLTLTLATQRQQNQSQELEKLSQINQAKVNLNAIKSASNLQKEEKLSQVNQAKQSVEYSKTAYTLIASRLASSQREVNRYHQLWKQGVIPETTVVEKQDIAQEQKRLYKQSKSEIQQAKLRLAEQQSSYQRTIRQFNADIQQAQLRLNEQENGYKTLTHSGKLAVLKTEEQLKNIDTEITTLNAEIAQTKNQIQSLEFQINQRVLKANISGTLFQLPIEKAGSVVQPGTMVAEIAPIGSPLIVRAQMATTESGSLRKGLPVKLKFDAYPFQDYGVISGELIEISPTTTEMDTPNGKVAAYNLEIAINQDCIPSQKKCIPLNPGDTATAEVIVRQRRIIDFILDPFKQLQQGGVKL is encoded by the coding sequence ATGCCACAAACTTTAAATCACAACTTCAAAAACCAATCTTATTCAGATGAACTTGATCAAGAAGTTCTCACCGTCCAAACTCCAGCTATTACCACCGATGATTGGTCTCATACTACCAAAGACCTACTTGATAGCTTACCTCAAGTTTGGACAAGAGGATTACTATACTTCCTGATTGTGTTTGTATCTATAATTTTGCCCTGGGCGATGTTGTCGCGGGTAGATGAAACAGGTGTAGCTAGAGGAAGATTAGAACCCCAAGGTAAAACAGTCAGACTAGATGCACCTGTTGCTGGAACCGTGGCGGAAATTCAAGTCAAAGTAGGTGATGTAGTAAAAGCTGGACAGACTTTGTTGGTACTAGAATCAGAATTAGTTAAAGCTGAGTTACAACAAGGAAAAAACCGATTGGAAGGCCAATTAAATAGGTTAGCACAGTTAAAGTTATTGCAGAATCAGTTAACCCTAACTTTGGCAACTCAGCGACAACAAAATCAATCTCAAGAGTTAGAGAAACTGTCTCAAATCAACCAAGCAAAAGTAAATTTGAATGCAATTAAAAGTGCATCTAATTTACAGAAAGAGGAAAAATTATCCCAAGTCAATCAAGCAAAGCAAAGTGTTGAATACAGTAAAACGGCTTACACATTAATCGCAAGTCGTTTAGCAAGTAGCCAACGGGAAGTTAATCGGTATCATCAGTTGTGGAAACAAGGAGTTATCCCAGAAACTACCGTTGTAGAAAAGCAAGATATAGCTCAAGAACAAAAAAGATTGTATAAACAAAGTAAGTCAGAAATTCAACAAGCTAAGTTAAGGTTAGCAGAACAACAAAGTAGTTATCAACGCACTATTCGCCAATTTAATGCAGATATTCAACAGGCTCAATTACGGCTCAATGAACAAGAAAATGGTTACAAAACATTGACACATTCTGGTAAATTGGCGGTACTAAAAACCGAGGAACAACTAAAAAACATAGACACTGAAATTACTACCCTCAATGCAGAAATTGCTCAAACAAAGAACCAAATTCAGTCTTTAGAATTTCAAATTAATCAACGAGTTTTAAAAGCCAACATTAGTGGTACTTTATTTCAGTTGCCAATTGAAAAAGCAGGTTCTGTAGTCCAGCCCGGTACAATGGTTGCAGAAATCGCTCCTATAGGTTCTCCTTTAATAGTTAGAGCGCAAATGGCCACAACTGAGAGTGGTTCTTTACGCAAGGGATTACCAGTAAAACTCAAATTTGATGCCTATCCTTTCCAAGACTATGGAGTTATTTCTGGTGAATTAATAGAGATTTCTCCTACTACCACAGAAATGGATACACCTAATGGCAAAGTAGCAGCTTACAATTTAGAAATTGCCATTAATCAAGATTGTATTCCTTCTCAGAAGAAATGTATACCTTTGAATCCTGGGGATACAGCAACGGCTGAGGTAATTGTGCGTCAGCGTCGGATTATTGATTTTATACTTGATCCCTTTAAGCAGTTACAGCAGGGGGGTGTCAAGTTGTAG